TTTGGTGTCTACCGAATAACACGtgtgttaataaaaaaagaatgctgtttttgtagttatcatTAATCAATTTCATTGTAGAAGCTCAATTGGGTCTAGTTAAAACTAAGTTAGAACTTACCACTACCTGGAAATAAGATGatgtataaaatacaatgtaGATTAATTTTATGATGAACATGATGTCATCGCTTTTACCAAAACTTACCCTGGTCATCAGGTTTAAGCACATGTTTTCTACATAGATAGTCCATGATGTCCTGGTCCTGATATTTGTAGTACCAGTCTTCAATCGCCTCCTCGTAGCGTTCTACCACGTTGAAACACTGACAAGAAAAATAGGACATGTAAAATGGTAGATCCACGTAAAAATAGGGAGAGACGTTTGccaatcttttatcattaagCAATACAAACTATACAAGATTGTTTATATTAACTAATTCAATTACCATGTGAGGACAAAACACATCAGTCAGTAAAGAAATACACaatcatgcattttcatatttaaataagtttcttTTTCTGAACATTTACATACCGGTATCTGTTTATTAGTTCATAATGAAGTGAACCTGCATCTTTGGAAAATATTCACTAAATCAGGGGTGACATTGCCCAATAATGGACTTCAGGCTGTAACCAATGGAGCTGTAGTGTACACATTCAAGTATTTTTATTGGGGCAAATGCTTTCTACTGAAAGATTACAATTCAATTCCTGGAAATATCAAAAGTGTGAGTCCTTAATGTTCGTGTAGAATCCCCCATTTTTATTAAGAATCTATCAAAGTCTTCATACTTCTCTCTGGAGCTGTGTGACCTCTGCCGAGGGCGTGTCCCAGAGTTCATACGGGATCCCTAAATCCACCTTCACCCCTTTGTCCCTGAAGAACGCCACAAACatagaacataattttatacatgtacacatggaAACACACAATAGGTGCAAACAGCTTCATGGAAAAGGCCAATGAAAAAGTACTAAGACTTTCATCCTTgagaatttgaataaaattttcCCACCTGCTCTATTGAAGTTTAAATTCAAGATGAgaatctaataaaaaaaatacacaggaGCCCAATATACCCCTATAGGTACAGATTGCATAGGTTAAGGAGACTTTTTTATGAAGACTCTTTAAATACCACTCTATGCATCTGAGAAACTGATTCCaaatttcatatgaaatatcCACTTTGACCTTATTGAACAACCAATAAATTTGTCCCATTACTAAATCATATTGTTTCATCCAGGTCAAGAACTTAATAAACATGAATGTAGaagattaaaattacatttttcaagatcataaaaaaatcacccTACAGTAATGCATATTTAATTCCTTGAAATCACTTAGTAATTctatgttttgttaattaactcttaaagatgcacttttactcccaaataagatttaccacaaataatacaattgttttagtttaccaaaaaggatgaataaatgttgaaaacaatggttcttatgaaggataccgagtttaatttgaaagaaaggtgcagaaaacacggtatttctaccttatgacacgattgaagatcacagtaaatcttttagtattcaccaatcattaaatatttgtgtgttatcagcttttaaatacacacatacaatcTCGTTATCAGTAactgttattaatattttccataaatgcattatttagtaagaagctAAAGGTTTATCgctaaaaatgtatgtttgttatacatgttgtgtatgaattgattttaaataagagtgtcactttaaatttatttgaatacttcatatgaaaaactgtgatctgattaTCCTGTCAGCAGTTATATATGttggtttccagacattcacaacaaattggctcattccaagacaaaaaataaaaaagttgtcaaaacagtcaatctgtgagagtgcagctttaaagattaatcagaatatcaacaaaaaattgttgaatGGCACGTTTGACTCATATAAAAATTTACTCACACTAAATTATGTAGTGTCTCGAAAGTTTCACTCTGGCCCTTGGCAAACCGGTTGCTCCCATCTCTCTCCTTGTGAATGTTGTAGTCAAGAATTTTCTCACAGATATGGGGGTCTTGTAAGGCTTCTATCAACCGCAACTCCCTGTGATACAATCAGAAATGTAcaagaatttatttattttcaagtccATGTGCATTAGGTTGAATTTGTTGGTCTGTATTCAATAagcttagattgaacttaaatttaagattagaaacagtgttttgattggcctgtacatttagctgaccaataggctgaatggaatcactgaggaaTATCTAAGGATAAggttaagatcaatattgaatactggcccaggCTATTACttctttatattgaattaaCAGAAGAGAAGTCATACAAAAAATGGTTATGTATTGGCCATgaatttaaatctttaaaacatgcattgtaAAAATAGTCATTTAAAATCCTCAATTGCCTTTGCACTCAACTCTAAACATCTAACCAATAGAATACATCTTTTCCTTAATTTAACAGATACAAATACTCACATCAAAGATGCTTTGCATGATATTAAATAAGAGAGGTTGTaccaaattgaaattataccaCTAATAACGTTGATCATATTTTGGTAATGTCAtccatatataaatatatgttgagTAGTAACCCATTACCTCCAAAAAGGATAATATATTGGCCatgattttcaaactttaaaacatgtatcTTTTACACCTTTCCATTCACCTATTAAGTCCTTAAATATAATAGATTGCCTTTGCTCTTAACACATAGCATCAAAACAATAGCATTATACATGATATGACTTCTCCTTATACGACTATACACCCAgcggagctattgaaaaagtgtcttcttacggttgtaagcggaccCTGCACAAGAATTTTGAGTTTCCCACTAGACGATACCGGTACATTGTATTTCCAAAGAccatgataataatctaatgtttatctttttaaaaattatatttaccaatttataaatctgtatttatttattaattaatgcatttatttgctcgtACAATAAAAGtcgtactgtatctattacATATCTGTCACAAAAGGTAGTATAACTTCTCTGAGTGCTGAAACGTTATCATATCAATTTGACAAAAGTGAAAGattcattaaaaatgtcaatgaaatgataattattaattttaataagaaaaaaaggatttctatttatttccaaacaatttcagattgttataaaatattaatagctttcaaaatatcaaataaatgttgaatgtttttttccatCTGGTAAGCAATTCAAATTCTGGTCTTGACTGGGgcatgtttcaataaataatattagtaAAAACTTCAAGAACTTTTAATCTGTATAAACAGCACAAATGGCAACAGgatcatgtttttattttctcgAAGTTGTGTTGCAAAAAAACTGAGTATGACTTTGACTCTTAGATAATTTCAGTATACGACTACCTTCGACCAACATCTCTATTGAAACAGAATTGTAAACAAAGTTCAGACTGTAAAGACTTACGCAGtattgtatttgattttcttcCTTTTTGTATCAAGACCATGTCCGAGCTCAAGAACCTCCTTACTTTTCCCTGTCTCATCTAATCTTTCCTTTAACTCTGTGGCCAGGAATTTGCAAACTGCAATAAAGATGATATAGATAAATTATCAACTATTATAAAAGGCCTGTATAAAGGAATTTTAAAAGAGTACAGATATGCCAAAGCAAAAATTAGCAATTCTTATAAAGGTATCCATTATCCATTACCAGTACCTGGGAGTAGGATTGGCCCCGACCAGTACTCAAATATGTGAAATTTGGATCCATGGTGATCCATATTATTCTGTCGTTtctgatatcatttgaaaaggatTTTTGTATTAAGAAAAATTAATTCCTTTTCAAACGATACAAAAACTATATGGGATATTCAGGCATTAAAGTTTAACTTTACTGgcaatgaaatgataaaactcctagcttatttgtacatttgtaatattttcaataactgATAATGATCTTGGAAATACATGTAAGAACTATTCCATTGAGCTGTTAtcaatctagtccatataaacagccacATCAGAGTCTTTGGCGTCTACGcttccatatcccacttgttattttcctagccaagaatgtcAGATCCTAGcactaagtatattgagcgaaAAGATAAATTggcacctgctagatagttaaaaaatggcgatgctttgttGATAGATCGATATGAATTTGTgtttcatgaaaaacataagtGAAATAAGTTAAAGATATTGGCTATGAATCAGtagacttgtggcgtttaggaaACAAATTGAAATCCAAATGTTGAAATACATTATTGTGGCTATTATCAATCCTGTTTCAATGGGTACTTAATGTACATGATTTCACCATATCTAATATATTGAAGCTTCtggtttcatgttttaaatgttaccagtgcatacatttatatttgcatacatgtacatctgacacttaattcattattgaatttaaatctcAGGGCGAACATATAAGCAGATAAGTGAATTGGTTTGACAACACATTTGACTATGAATAATTGATATCTCACAATTCAAAAGTCTAATCCGATGTATAAGATTTCTGATATCACAGACAAGTCAACCAATCAGGAATCACCACATGCATGCAAATTTAGACTCATGAGAAGCAGATGCATAGTGACAAATTTCATTGAAAGTTATTGAaagattattaaaaataaattcacgataatatatttaacattaaatggttatttttttatgtttatatagcctaaatacatagaaaatcgttcatatatcataaaattcaaaatgaaagttGAACAGGAAGATAATTTCCAGAACAAATTTTTACttcatcattttgaaaaatctaaATCATGACAAACCTTCACATTTTGAAGGTGGTATCACCGGTCCCTGGTCTTCATCTTTAGCACAAAATACTATAGAAAAATGACCGAGAAATAGAGATACacaaattaaatcaaatgtacatttcatattgttattgtttactgGCTGGTTCTCAGATGTCAATGCCGGACCGAAAAGCGTGGAACCAATAAGAATGCACACACCAATAAATATTTCccgataataaaaaaatatagaattgaccaaaaacaaatataattaattatctCTTAatctttatgatatttattttcattattggggtttaagtacaatattttttatattataattttatttatttctgtgcATCATTCAAGGCGTCAACTTTCACTTCCGTGAcagataaacttttaaaaattcGTGTTGACTGACCATAGTCCACGGATTTTTCCCCAAAAGCCAAATATAAAAggtattttatgatatttatatcaaatgtttattatattgtatcaaattgtttgaatattttcaatatcaatgAGTTAAAAGGTAAAAACTTGCTTACCCAAACATTCGTACCCAAATGTTTCGAACCAGGAAATAAATGACCTAGCTCGGTCGGTGTGTAATTTTAAAGATGTACTGCCATTCTCACACTCAAACGGTATATGTTTGATAACAACAAGTTACAGTGTTTGTGAATTTTGATAGTATTAATTTTTTGAACTGGACAGCTTTGATTAACAACTGCATAATGCCTTTTCTGTCCATTTTCGGAAAAAAAACCTACAAATTTGGGAAAATTGCAATGATAATTTAACAATAAGGGATTaacgtttgtttaaaaaacaagcagtacttttatttttattatttccttACCTATTTAATGTTTcgaagtatatatataattttttccactgtttcaaaagtaaaaaaaaatatttgaacaatgttGATCATGTTAATGAAGAATGGAAATCTGATTGTTATCAAAtttctgtgcttgtaaaattatatatatcataaatttgCTACTTGACGGAACCATATGttgaaatcaaattaaaaatcaGCATTTTGGTTAGGGTTGCATACCGGTATCTGGTATCGGTACAGTACCAAATAGTAGCTTCAAAAATCACCGGTATATACCGTTTCTTAAAAAAACGGTTCCTAAATCGATATTTTccacataaaaaaatagaaattgtaATCAAATCCCACCCTGTATTAACACAAGAATGACAAGATAACGATGAAATTGTAAAATCAATAGCATACTTAACTATAATAAAAACCACGGGTAACATTTTACGGTAACACCGTTTACGCATTAACAGTAGTTTCGCActatttagaaaaaatgttttcaagtgtTGTTATTCCTGtcaataaagattaaaaaattataaacatatgttgtttttcCTACTACGAATATATTTTAGCGATCAAactaataatttaaataatacgaaactattattattatttagctGTTGTTTAGCCCCTAATGTACACATACTCTTTCATCTGGAGCTATTGTATAGAAGAAACTGTGTCAATTTGTAGTTTATCAGtagttgtattttgttattaactTGTTTGTTGACCTTAAATGGTTATGTTGTCTTATATTAAATATACTGATCAGCCTACCTAGTCTACCAGGGTATATATCTACTTGTTCGTTGATCTcaattgttatttgttatttgttgtattttattaatagtTATGAGTGCATATCTGAATCAAATGATATAATCAGGTCAGTAATATTTGAAGTGTATAACTAGTCACTGTTCCTACTGTCTACAATAGGATTTGTTTCCTTGTAACTTGTTCTTTGATCtcattgtttactgttttaataaaaacaaatgtttaaggCAAAATTTTGTGTTgtgttataaacattaactttatttacatcattttaatataGCTTCATTGCAAAGGTATAGTAAATTTTAGTGACAGTAATCGCTCTTAAATCCAAAttctgaaaacacaaaaaaacacaaataagtaCTGGTGTAGTGTTAATGCTAgtaaattttcaagtttaaccTTAAGTACACCACTTTCACTTTTGGTGTATATCAGTACTTAAAGTGAACGTCAGTCAATAAGTTGATCAATACTCTTATCTTGCAGTTCATATGTATGAACCATTAAATTATTTCCTTGGTATCAGTATCGGTATCGTTAAAATACCGTATCATTTCGTTGGTATCGGTACCGGTATCAGTATGGGACCGTTTCGTCATGAACGGTATGCAACCCTAATTTTGGTACAATTGTTTGTTCATGTTCCCAATACTGGTAGCCGATTTTATGAAGGTGTCTTAAACAGTTTCGGATTGGGATTTTTGTCCAATTGGGaaaaatattgtacatttgtGTTGGGAATAAATCTGATTGTCAGACCAGTGTATGCTACAGAAGATGCCCTGTAATGTTATGTAACCCAAAGAGTGCTAAACAGAAAAAACAGAAATGCACAGAGTCTTAAACAGCCACCAAACGCTACATTTAATTTCAGCCTAAATTAAGAAACCATCATGACTGAGAAACACAGCTTCGGTGTGGAACCTATCAGCTGTCACTCATTTAGCCAAAACCGTCAGCAGCTGGCCATCTCGCATAACGATAATGATGTGAACATCTACAGCAAGAGTGGGAAATTTTGGGCAGTTTCTGGCAAACTGAAGGAGCATGGGCAACGGGTCACTGGAATTGACTGGGCCCCTAAGACCAATGTCATCGTCACTTGTGCTGCGGTACATTAGTTATTTGATTTCACATTCTTAATATACTATTAAATGTGATTTGTAAAGCGtctacatattttttaatggcTCTCATACTTTAAATttagtttcatatatttttttagttttcggtatattgtttttagtttcggtatatattttttttaagtcagTGAATGAACAAAGCTCGAGATAacatgcataaatatataaattcttaaaataattttaattatgtcaCATGTCATTTCAAATCTACAACTTATTGTGAATACATCATATTAAAATGCTATGAGTTGACTTACttttcatgcatttaaaaaatgtcactTTTGTAGGATCGTAATGCCTATGTTTGGAAGCTGGTGAAGGATGAGTGGGTGCCTACTCTTGTTATTCTGAGAATCAACCGAGCTGCTACCTGTGTTCGCTGGTCCCCGCAAGGTTAGTCTAATCTGCTGATATATATGGGTAAACAAAGTACTTCTTGATTTTCAAAATAGATTAGGAcactttaaagttgcactctctcaaattgaacgttttgacaactgttttattgtttgtcttagaacaagccaatttatgcgaaaatgcatggaaaccagtgatttaagagtgctgacaaaagatcagatcgaatatttcatatttaagttcaaaaattgatgttttatgcatttttcctaaacaGTTACtaatgcttttagtcataaactattaaaaacttggctcattccaagacaaaaaataaaaaagttgtcaaaacagtaaatctatGAAATTAAAGTGCAGCTATAAGTGAGTTTTCATCCTAGAGATTTGTTTATAAGGGAAATTAGttttaaaagaacaacaacagtttcacacaCATTTTTATAGGCTTACTTGATTTGGTCAAGAAATTGTGAATCTaggtatttcaaaataaatgatcaaCCAATGTATAGATCATTCTTCACttcagaaatattaaaaaaaaggaaaaaagcaATGAgataattatgccccctttaAACAAATGGGGGTTTATGGCTTTGCACGTGTCAGTTCGTTGGTCCATAGGTTGGTATACCAAACCTTGCCCGATAGATAACTAGACTATGCTTGGGCCAAAGGTCCTCGGTCTTGGTTGGGAGGTTGTTCATGACCAGCAggtgaccccttttgattttgatgtCAGCAGAGCAAAATACAGTGCCACACTGACCTTGGACACAAAAATCATAACTGATCAATAACAATACCTACTATCATCAAACTTGTTTGGATGTTGGTCATAACGTTAAATTACCCATCAGACATTGAATGTAAAATGACTGATTAGCTGCCACTAGGCGGGCATAGATGTTTCACAAACATTTCTTCTGCTCTAATAATCATAATGGCTACCGGTAACTGTCTGACAAGAGCAAAATTGCggcatttgtcacatttcaGTGACAGCTTTCTTTCAGTTTGAATCACATAACTTCTTGGGTTTTTGTAGTTTGTCAAAGTCAAAGAAAATTACTGCATCAATCCAATACATCCTCAGAaagattaaaatacattttagtaaATAAGCGATGGCATACAAAATTGATTGCCTACTTAGATGTGacaaatcaatataaatgttacagAGAACAAGTTTGCGGTGGGTAGCGGTGCTCGGCTGATCTCCATCTGTTACTTTGAGGAGGAGAACAATTGGTGGGTGAGCAAGCACATCAAGAAGCCCATCCGCTCCACCATCACCAGGTAAACAATCACTTTATGCAGCTGTTTTCCCATGCCAATAAGTATATTAAAGTCTCCTCAGCAGTGCTTCTAAAAGTTTGAAACCTCAATTGGGTGAACTGGTTACTCCACCCCctccaaaaaaacaaacctaAAATTTCGGACACTAATAATTTGGACAcacatacttttatttcaaaatttatttatttggctCATCTTATTTTCGTATGCCGAAaggttcattcatatttgtagtgGATTCAAACATTTTGGCCATAATTTAAATGTTCTCGGGCAAGGATTATTGATCATTATTTTTCCCAACGTGTGGTATTTTGTAACCAGCCATGGTAGTTGGTTAACCAGTCTAGAGTAAAAAGGGATCATACAGTATTCGACTGGccgatttaaatacaatacattgtCATGTGCCTTGAATCTCTACACCACCGTGCTCTGTGTGAATAAGCTTAACTTTTgcaggtgtttgtttggattgcagttgatgggacttacattaggcgaaataaataactattgataatagcgtaccgtaaatgactgggtattagacgcacttttttccctcagattttgatgcaaaaaaatgcctgcgtataatacccagtaacatttttttgaactttttttctgaggtcaatttctagccgagagtttgtttagatttatgtagaaagggatgttactcgcgtcatattgatcgagtatatacgggttaaaacggcactTGAAGATcctaagacgtttataatttcaacaaaaataattttggattAAAGTTACgataattcacctaagagttcgtacacccataattatttcccaaatacatcaatcataactttcatagttaccaagtttcacagacgaagattattgatttttatctttacaatgcttggctagattacctaaccgtatacaccactgtgacaatttaattagttactacccatcctaaacgatttattgcctgttgaaaaggaagtgtgatatatttatttgaggattaaacaaacaacaagggcaatcaagggattaagaaaacatcgacatggcatgtttgtaaaacgatctgccaataagctttcaaacttgtaccacacttatagactatatgaagcaataatcgtacattaatcctgcatagcaatgtccatgctctccacgagatcctcgtgggtataactgtaagttatgtgacgtcacacagtgtgactctttgatctgaagccgatagaatgtgtttattcagttcagtgcatgtataaaatggtgttttaattaacttcatgaaggatttacacttataggcgtaataaataagtttatgaccattgattactacggataaattaataagtggtaaaaaccaaacatgaagaaaaatggcaggttaaacaaacatgtaaataaaatgtaaaaatgataattctctatgtattcggagagcgaaaaaaatttttttatggtgtccgaactcttgtgaattacggtattcaatattattttgaataataaattgaattaaacaataatcaaacttacatataaaaaacaaagttgggcactgtcaaaatattttttgcataacataacttttcattctcgacagtatggttttaaagataaccatcgccattttcacgaaaaaatttttttttgtcactgtcaacaaacatggtggctgaaaatgccgggcgattttgacattttatctatgcgtcttttaaccaaaaacatagattaaaagttttttcctcggatttttcacagattttttcccctgcgtctaataccccctatcgtcttatacccagtcatttacggtattaaTGAATGTTaagattaatgaaatgtgtattgaaacTTGCCATATAGCCTGTAGTGTATATACGCAAAGCCTACTTGTAAGAAAAAAAGAGATTTATTTCGGACATTGAAAAAATGACACGGCGAACAATAtccaaaatatttgcattatactGTCAGCAAAATTTGTCTCCTGTGTTCTACAATGTGTTTGGACCGATTACAAGCATCTGCCATCAGAACATCTCTGCCAATTAGAAGATGGAATGTTCATCATAGCGAAACAAAGCAGATGGTCGCATTAATCTGATTGTTGTGATcttgtcacttttattgggggTGTCTGGGGGATGTTTGAATAGCAAACCGTGTTTGTGTATCACAATTTTTACTGACTTGGCCATTTAAAATTTCGGACCAATTTCTAAACCATTTTCTGTTCTTGAAATTGGTCCAGAGTGGTAAAAAAGGTCTAGACAGGCAAATTATCGGTTTTAGAAGCCCTGTTCTTCAGTGTAAGTGATCGGCTAACTTACAACCAATTATCACCCAACTTCATTTCCCAAAAAAAGGATGTGCATATTTGCGACAGCTGGCGCCCTTATAACTTAATATGGTTTTGTAATACCGTACTGTTCCTGTTTAATGTTGATGAGTACCAGTAACATTGAGTTTGAACTTAATCCTGTCAAAGATATATCCAGTCATATACTaagtcattgaaataagacttttggagGAAGAAGTCTGAATACTTATATTATTGACATTTAATCAATTCTGCTGACTGACAGTGAATATTAACTTGTGGAGTTGTATGTTTCAGTCTGGACTGGCATAGAATATTAACTTGTGGAG
Above is a genomic segment from Mya arenaria isolate MELC-2E11 chromosome 2, ASM2691426v1 containing:
- the LOC128220586 gene encoding protein canopy 4-like, giving the protein MKCTFDLICVSLFLGHFSIVFCAKDEDQGPVIPPSKCEVCKFLATELKERLDETGKSKEVLELGHGLDTKRKKIKYNTAELRLIEALQDPHICEKILDYNIHKERDGSNRFAKGQSETFETLHNLVDKGVKVDLGIPYELWDTPSAEVTQLQRECFNVVERYEEAIEDWYYKYQDQDIMDYLCRKHVLKPDDQECLDETWKPKGDRGDKSADKPHKEKSKKKKDKKKLKGDSGIRDEL